TCTCCGACCACCAGAGCCTTGTGGATGCCGTCAAGAAGGTGGATGTTGTCATCAGTGCCATCTCCGGTGTCCATATCAGGAGCCACAGCATTGGCTTGCAGCTCAACCTCATTAACGCCATCAAGGAAGCCGGCAACGTCAAGGTTTCATTCATTCAATTcattttagtttctaatttcatCATCAATCAATTAATAGTCTAGTCTTGTCTGTCTGTAGCGCTTCTTGCCGTCGGAGTTTGGACTGGACCCAGCGCGGATGGGGGACGCGTTAGAGCCAGGAAGGGTGACATTTGAGGACAAGATGGCTGTGAGGAAGGCGATAGAGGAAGCAAACATCCCTTTCACGTACATCTCCGCCAACCTATTTGCGGGCTACTTTGCGGGCAGCCTGTCTCAGATGGGATCTTTTGTGCCTCCCAGGGAAAAGGTCCACCTCTTCGGAGATGGCACACTCAAGGCGGTTTTCGTCGATGAAGACGATGTCGCCACCTACACTATAAAGACCATCGATGACCCCCGCACCCTCAACAAGACTCTCTACCTCAGGCCTCCGGACAACATTCTCTCGCAGGCAGACCTCATTGCAATCTGGGAGTCTCTCATCGGAAAGCAGCTCCACAAGACCTACATATCTCCCGAGGGCTTCCTCGCAACACTCAAGGGCTTGGACTATAAGCTTCAGGTCGGGATTGGCCACTTCTATCACATCTTCTACGAGGGATGTTTAACCAATTTTGAAATCGGACcccatggagaagaagcttcCATGCTTTACCCAGAGGTCAACTACACACGCATGGATCACTACCTCAGGATATA
Above is a genomic segment from Arachis stenosperma cultivar V10309 chromosome 1, arast.V10309.gnm1.PFL2, whole genome shotgun sequence containing:
- the LOC130946497 gene encoding isoflavone reductase homolog; this translates as MGKSKVLVVGGTGYIGRRIVRASLAEGHETYVLQRAELALQIEKLQMLLSFKRQGAHLIEASFSDHQSLVDAVKKVDVVISAISGVHIRSHSIGLQLNLINAIKEAGNVKRFLPSEFGLDPARMGDALEPGRVTFEDKMAVRKAIEEANIPFTYISANLFAGYFAGSLSQMGSFVPPREKVHLFGDGTLKAVFVDEDDVATYTIKTIDDPRTLNKTLYLRPPDNILSQADLIAIWESLIGKQLHKTYISPEGFLATLKGLDYKLQVGIGHFYHIFYEGCLTNFEIGPHGEEASMLYPEVNYTRMDHYLRIYV